The DNA sequence CTAAAACacaggatttcactactttttctcattctttacttgaaatgtcaacttttcaagtacatccatacatgttcaagctgaaatcagatcagaaatatgagagtggtCATCACAAACAACACACGGAAGAATGTATGgagcaaccttagcaacaaaggctacagtaCGGATGGCCATTTATGGGTAAGAAAAACACGTCGGActtttaacatgtttacatccgacatcataacagtatgtaaataacagaaaagcggaaaaagcatgttatgtcccctttaccTCTGAGAGTACTTGTGATTGTATTAATACCTGTAATCTGATTTATTTCTGTCCACTTTGCTTTAGGTTTgaagtgtttctttttgtgcACAGTTTTaaattgtcatgttttgttcatttctggTGACTGACAGTTTTGttgatgtcatcatcatcaattaCACAGTGTCAGAAAGTAGCTGTATGTAGAGTGGGAATCATTCCAGCGACCAAAATCTGTTTCAATGTACATACAGATTGGACATGTGAGTGTTTTAAGATTGACTTTAAAAGACGTGAACCTATCCATTTACTTGTGCTGTGGTGTCTTTAGCCACAGTGCTGTTTCAGTCAATAATCATTGCAATCCCATGATCAGTACTCAGCCAATCACGTGAGTGCTAAGCATATATACAGCACCTGTATTATAGGATACAGGATTCTTAATTTATTCTATGACAGCTGTACAATCTGtcagatgtgtgttttcagctttcCAGAGAGTTTTCTGCCTTAAAGAAGCCTCCGCTGTTACGGCTATCAGCTGGTCTCAACATCGaactgctacatgacgcacatttcctaatttggacatcattcCCAGCGTTGGGGGTGTtcaccagagataaagctgagctactggcACATGCGAAGTGCTCCCAAAGGACTCTCCATAATCTGTTgtttcccttctcctttccacaaagttaggttgtaaaaaataggcaataaaagaaaagtgcaaagcaataatcgcctttgaagttcttccctacacgttacacgctgTACTGTCTCTGtcttatgggtgtataaatagttagaggtctgtctgcagtgaggcgatgagtaaagttttagttcagtagtcagcgcagtcgtctatgatctgggactccagtttgagacccggtgtggggacctccttcgtaaggtagtttattcatgaacactcattgtaacacttttaactttctaaaattaaaaacgtaataaaaacaaaaacaggatttttaggcctttttccacatttattcgaacaaataataataataacaaatatagATGCAAATACGAATAccgggctctctgcacatcccgagtatgtatgtgttaaaataacataaaaacaataaaaaaaggctCACAGTCCACCCCCTACAATGTTGAATCCCACGGTGGGGCACATTTGGATGCtatgaaatattttctcagaACAAGAACTCATTTGACTATTTATGGTGATTATTTTTTCGTTGCAACTTGTAAAACTGAACTGCTGGAAATAACACGTTGTTTTTTAGTCAATATTTATTACCTAAAAAGATGGAATCTATCACTAGAACTTGTAATTTCACTTGTTATAAGAGACAATGATGCTGCCAATTTCATCTATTTAAAATCATACACTGGCTAAGTAATGGATCACCAAATTCTTCTACATCACTTTAATAGAACAATCATCTTAATGCAGAGCAAAGCAAGTCCAACAAAAACTAGAAACAACTACTCAGTGTTTGATGATCCTACTGTCCGCTCCcttacagacagaaaacactcaGCAGGATTTATGAATGTAGCTACATTATGATTAGTctcatttcctcttcctctttcctctcatttATTGTTAATCGCTGACATAGTTGTAGATCCTGCTGGGATCATCGTCTGCTTCCATCGTCACCGCAGTCTTGACTGTAGAATAagtcacctcctcctccttcacctgtATAACACAAAGCAGAGGTTTATTTATTAAACAGAAGACTGTTAACTGCAAAActgtctactgtatgtgtgcaaaaCAATCCTGATTGtatattatacataatatatactgtattattacaCCTGTATATGATTGCTGGGCATCTCATTACAAAACCATGGGCATTAATATGCAATCTATCTAAAGATGTTGAATGGGGTTGAGGCTCTGTGCCGGCCATAGTCAAGTTCTTcaacaccaaactgggaaaaccatttctttatggacctGGCTTTGTGCTCAGGGtaattgtcatgttgaaacaggaaatgtcCCTTCCCAAAATGTTACCGCAAAGTTGAAAGCACACTAAAATATTGCTGTATTctgcattattattaaaggggaactaatatgcacatttccaggtctatatttaaattctggggctctactggaatatctttgcattatttacagttaaaagctccttatttatcttatactggctctttatgcagcccctcaattcagcctctgtctgaaacaggctgttttagcccttgtctctttaaggcccccctctaGATGAGCCCtctcttttctgattggttagttccCAGAAGCTTTGGCTAGCTCCAGAAGCTACATAAACCAACAGTAGTAgcaggatttcttttttttttcattctttatttgaAATGGAAACTCCTCAAATACATCCAAACATGTCTGAGTCTGAATCTGATGCAAAATATTCAAGGGTAAGCAGAGGTAACAgtgcaaatgaagcgttcagagcaggctgaagcccttgACATGCAGAGAGCACATTTTTCATATgctcacctcaagttttggaaattTAACCATGTCTAACAtggacatccaacatcataaaaAGCATGTTACGTTCCCCTTTAAGATTTTTCCTTCATTGGAACTCAAGGATCTAGTCCAAACCATCATAAACTGCCCTAcattaaaagtacaaaaactgTGTGGacaggtgtttttttatttttggcaatATAGTATAGATTTTTGATGGGACCATTATTAATGTACAATACATAaaggggcggggggggggggggggggggggttggtcACTTACCTTTCTCTTGGAAGTTGTCTTTTGATTGGCATGGTTAACAGTGACATAGGTCAGACTGCCGTCTGGCTCATCCTGAGATTCCTGAGGATCCTGTGGTTTATAGAGTATGAACAGAAAGTTCATGTTACCCACCTGTATTTATCAAGTGCAGTATTGTTTCCCAACCTGAtgtgaaaatacatttcttttttaatgtgtttcttaaCTTTGCTTTACATTAGAgacaaatactactactacttactTAGAGACAAGTACTACAAGTACTTTAAATAACTGTATTATTGCAGTACAACTTCTGGCCACCAGTGGCAGCACTGAGCACAGATATGCATCATTGGTGATCTaatgtttttacatgaaactgatgaaagaaaaataaaattacacacCATCTTAGATTCTACATAGAGTCGACTGCGGAATTCATCACCACTTCTCAGTGTAAATCAagattttgttactttacatacatacatgatgTTAATTTAAtccttgatgtttttttattttctacagcACTGATGAGCATTAAATGGCACATGTTGCTTCACTCCTGTAGCCACCCAGGACTGGGATACATAATATGGCGGCCCTACATCAGGTGTTAACCACCAAGAAACTGAAATCCAATCATGTGAATTTACTCTGTTGCAGCGAGAGAATccacattcatttaaatgaattggATTTGGTCTTTGGTGGTTTCAGAGTTATCTGGATAGAGTTTTACTGTGTGatttaaatactgtaatttaattttctaGCATCATGAAACAGGCAAGAGGCTGCTTATGTGTCTGTCTatcacattaaatatatttgaaaatacattttactcacAGGGGGATTGACTATTTTTGGAAAATCTGGAACAAAAGGGAAGGTAAAATTTCAAGATTAGTCTTCAAATGTCATCATTCTATACAGTATCAGCCTgatcgccagaataaaacgctGGCATTGTACCCCTCTGCAAACCACTGATACGTTGAATCTGtatgtttcaaaatgtttaatacatagcatatcaacatttcaacaatatgtatcatatcaacatttctaaagtgacatacttcacatgacatcaatatgagctgactttcttattaggatGAGGAGGGGTTGGTGGATGGCTAGAAAGTTAGTTAGACGACAGATGAAAGACAGTTGGAAAATAGCAGAGAGCACTGTTCGAGACCACCTGGAAACCAGTGCCTTCCTGTTTCAACCAATAAAACCAGGTGTTTGTGGTGAGACGtcgggacatttgcagccgtttttattttattttattgttttttttttaacccaaaccatgatctttccctaaccctaaccaagtggtttttgtgcctaaacccaacgataccttaaccacagcactgtcacatcataaaatatcatttaTCAAGTGATAATGGCCAACATTGAAATGTACACATTCAACATATGAAATGTAGACATTCAACGTatccgtggtttgcagaaacgtacaatgccaacctTTTATTCTGGCGATTGCGTTGACAGTATTCATGTTATCATTTACATTGTGACAATGGAAagtcaaaaaaaacatttcaaatcacCATTCTATATCCGTGTGCAAGGTACATTACTAGTTTTGGTACTTAAGCTTCATGCAACACTGTGGAAGTCTTACCAACCAAATTGCAATATTCAGTAAATACTATAAATGATCAGAATCacatatgaacattaaacaaaGAATAAACACAATAACCAGTGATGTCTAACCAGTGCCAATCAGCTCACAGTCCAGTCAGGAAGCCACAAATGAAATATGCTCtgatatttgaaaataaatagttgttgttatatatgtaaatatgttaaGTTATTTTAATAAAGATTCACATAGTCCAGCCATAGCTCAGGCTGAATTGTTACTCATCTAGTCTCATATTGAATCATATCTCATTTAACACTTAACTCATATTGTGTATTAAGTATATCATGTTATATttaaacaaatactgtacatgctctTTTTACTGAccttctgtcactgtgtgtctctttctgaATTTGATGAAGACAGCAATGATGacgaccaccaccaccaccaccccgaCCACTGCACCAGTGATGATGTAAAGAGAGGGACCTGTGTTCAGAGGATACAATTAACCAATGATATCAAATTCATTACAAAACAAATACTCAAACATGTGACACCTCATCTTAAACTATAGGATCTATTGACACAATGCATGAGGTTTATGATTTACATGTGATCaatcaaatacagttttaataccAGTCTGGTAGACTGAACATTATCTTACCTGTACTGGACTTTTGTGACTGATCATCAATTGTCCCACCTGTGAAGACAGGTGTGTAGTCAGCCTCTATCTGGACATTATTCCTCTTATCAACCACCTGGCAGGTGTATCTCCTGTTGTGGCCACTCTGACGCTTCACAGTCAGAACAGAAACATAGTTTGTCTGTCCGATAAACTCGTATCCGACACCTTCACCAAGCAGCACAGTGCCTGTTTCATTCACCCAGCGGATGCTGTTCCGTAGAAAATGAGGGAGGTTGCTGTATCTCAGCAGAGAACACTCTAATGTGACTTTACCGTCTGACTTTGCATCAGCATCTGGTGGAGAtggaaagactgaaagaaaaaaggaaaaactgttactgttaaaacttttttcatgtttataccAAACTAGTGTCAGTGTTGCTGGTTTAACATGTAACTTGTAATATCAGGGGAAAATTCAGTTTCACTGAAAAgaactgaagtgaaatgaaggaaaactgagctgaactgaatCAGGACCTATCCATGGTGTTTCCTTGAATAAGACAAGCTGGCTCaagctgaaaataaatacattacaaaTAACCTGTAGTGTTTACTagccaaaaaaataacaacaaatgaaCTCTGGGTCTCTGCAGTGGTGGATGGGGACAAAGTATAACTGAGGTGAAGGGGAATGCCTGATTGGACAAGTCAAAATAGTGACTTTGTGATGACAATAGATGAGGGATCACCAAGAGTATTTTAATTTTTCGTGTGGGGAAAATGAATGACTGTATCAAATGTCATGgtgatccatccaatagttgctgagatatttcagtctggaccaaagtggccAGACCAACTGACTGATGGACACTGCCATCCTTTGAAGCTTGTGTGGCTAAAAGTGAAGCAAACACatatttatgacaaaatattaatagctgaaataaatattttcatgtctGTATCACCTGTACTGATCGTTTGTACACttataataatttatttctgtcactttcaccTCTGACCACCCCAGCATTGTGTCACCATTCAAAAGGAGGGTTTTATACTCTACTTCTACTCCCCCTTAGTTTGGGAGAGCCCTGTCATACTGAACCCTCCACCTGAACTTGGAAACAGAGTTGGGGTGGACAGGATGAAGGTGTAATAGCTGCTTAGAGATTGGCCTCTGTGCACCTGTCAGCTGACAGCATCTGGCACCACATGCCATCTGaattaaacataatttaacTCTTTAATCTCAGTGATAAATGAGACTCACTTGTCATAATACTTAAATGCACAAGACTGTCCGATTTAGAACTCAGTCGACAGGAGTATAAACCAGCATCCTCAGCAGTAATGTTGTTGATGACCAGAGAGCAGTCGGTGTCCAGACTCATCCTGGCAGCTCGGGCTGAGTTCTTCACTACATTTCCATTCTGAACCAGATCAAATGTCTGAGACGGATCTCTGCTGTAAAGCCAGTAAACTGTGGAACAAACTCTGTCAGAGGATGAAACATCGTCACAAGGCAGAATGACATCATCTCCAGGTCTGTGGTAGAAATGGATGACTCCACTGATGCCTGGTTGAAAGAAATCACATCTTTTGTAAGAAATGacacattatatttaaaatcatCTGCATTTTACATTACCTACGCCATCTAGTGCTGGTGTTTATAGGACAGAATCGTAgaagtcgtccaaatgagtcaaatcaagtagatatctttcaacgttacagtctttttagtggcaaagtccctctttttgttactatacttccaccgcagctcaacagggaaacactgtccgaggaaacacaaagagggaatttgatgctaaaaagactgtaaatgtgtcagatatccacttgatatgactaactcagactgctgaagcctcatataagcttcacatcaacttttaaatgactgtgtggacacattgtggattttcgcctccatcacttacattgaaagcacatttgaaggggatcttttaatagccagtataaacagaaggaatgattccAGCGAGggaaacctctttcactgttcatatggacacttgactgctgttttaagacacacttgaacaattgtgaacttgtcctttaaaggAACCACAGAGAGAACAGAGCATGAACAGACTATTTGATCTAGTTTATATACAtgtgaaaatacatgtaaaccTAAACTGACTCATAATTGCTGTGCTTTTTATTCTCtcacacaaatatttgtatattttgttacatttttacattccaGAGAGGTTATTAAAGATTATTAAAGGAGCAGCTAAAGCAGGCAAATAGTGGCAAATAGTTCCTAGTAGCAATTTTCTTTCCAGCTTTTATTTAATAGtaatcaaacatttacatttaaataataaaacactacTTTACCTTCAAACTGAAGCACCAAAATAAGAATTAATTCCAGTAGAGTCATTCTCCATCAGCAGGCAGAAGTTGTCTGCCGTTTCTCCTCTGCTACAGATCTGTTTGTGATGgagctgtttcctctttctgGTTGACTTTCTgagtaaaaatgacaacatcacCACCCAACCTGTTGTAAGTCCTACAGAGTAATGAGTTACAAcacttctgtttgtgtgttgtacATTCAGACAGCAGAACAACAGACTCAATTATAAGAAACTTGTTTGTCACAAACTGCTGTtgtgtcattttggaaattatgaATAAATTCCTTTTTAAGAGCAACCTACCTCGTTACTTTGATAGACTTCTTGaacagaacaacacaaacagttaaTAATATAACTAATGCCATGTTTTAAATGATTGACGGTGCATCCAAGGTGACTTGACTGAACAGACATACACATCATATACTACAGATGTAGTTTATCCAAAAATCGACAGCAGATTCTACAAATATCTTCATTCTGTCCATGTACAATCTTTTTCTGAAGTGAAATCTTGTATCTCCAAATGTAAAGATGCTGAAAActgaaaggattttttttttaatacaaaatacatattATGATGATCTAGGTTTACatcagcatgtgtgtttttccactgtaatcaaatgcatttttatttctgtgatgtATGTTCCTCACGCACAGTGAAGCTGTAAAAGTTGTGTAATTAAAAGAGGAAGTGCTTGTTTCAtgagaaaccaaaaaaaaataatctgttgAGGttacgtcaacaaaccatgaaacacaCTATAGCAGTAGGATTTCAGTACTTTTCCACATTCTTTACTCAAATGTCATCTTCTCAAATACATTCGTACATGTTCAAGCTGAAATCAGATCTGACATATAAGAGTGGTCAtcgcaaacaacacatggaagaATGTTtagaacaaccttagcaacaaaggctacagaacagacagctgctTATGAGCATGCAGGACGACCTGACATCAGCTCATCAGCAAGATAGAAACAAAACGTTCAGATCAGGTTGAGGCCCCgaattttgacttgcagggagcttTCCTACATattacgttcacctcaagttttgggactttgaccatgtttaacatccaacatcataacagtatataaataacagaaaaccagaagaagcatgatatgtcccctttaccTCTGAGGGTACTCTGAGGGATTATATAAATATCTGTAATCTGATTTATTTCTGTCCAGTGTTTTGCTTAATGTTTgaagtgtttctttttgtgcacatttgaaaattgtcatgttttgttcatttctggTGACTGACACTTTTGTTGACGTCACCACACTGACTGTCAGAAAGTAGCTGTGTTctaatttacatttatattttagacAGATTTTGAGTGTGCTGAGCAcgcacactgtaaaaaatgacatcatggtatacagtaaatgtgctgaCAGACACCCACAACAACACTCAATGTAAATCTAAAAAGCTAGTGGACTGTGAGGAGATGttcactgaatttgacaaaaagtgttttgaataatctttctccagaatcatTGACTcaacttttaactttttgaacatttacagaAAGGGTGCTACGATTtagtacaaattataagaaaaaacagagaacagtATGTGACGACCCTCTCTGAACAGACTCAGAGTCCTCTACCTGCAGGAGCCTGGTGGGTGGAGATTTTGGTTGCgtttagtttcatttatctTTAAGTTATGTACaataaatttatttttagttataCCTCATGTGTGGTCTCCCCTCCTTTATCCAGCCTTGAGCCAAGTTGTGACAAGTATTAAGTTGATTCAGTAGGTAAATACCCACTCATTttctttaacagacagaaaatacttttcaGTGAGTGTGTTAACATGCACACTAGTAACCTGGTTTTGATTGTACGTACTCTAGATGTGGCGTTTACAtggaacatgagaaacctggttattcTTCTTACACACCCAAAATATGGAACACCTTACCAGCAGAAATTAAAGAGACGAcctcagtttttgttgtttttctttgcaacaAACTACCATCAAGTATCCAGAGGacataatgtattttattcCCCCATGACAgaatcatttacatttttatccaactgtacatttaatttcagtgtaaGTAAAGCTGTAGTCTACCTTTTTAACATTCTCAACTTTGGTTAAAGCAAAACTGGCTTCTGAAGAGTTTGACTTGAGGAAGGAATTCAGCTTCATGTAGCTTCCTTAAACCATCATAACACAAACCCTTTTTAAACTTACACATTCATGAACATTGCCAAAACGTCTAACAGTGTAAAACATAGGAATGATGTATACTTGTGTATTactcatcatattttattacatgctAAATATTGTGCTGTCAATTGGTGGCCTATTTACActtccagcagacacagagcaacaataTCATCCAGTTGGAGTCTTTCTGTCACCTGATCAATTGACCGAACCTGAAACTAAATGTACCTGAAACTAAAACTATGAgctgaaagagacaaaaagctCAGTAAAGCTGCAGAGCTGGTTTTAATTCTTTGTTGGTTTGTCAACACAagtgactttttttaaattgcaagCTCTTAAATCTctattgtaaatgtaaaaaatatcaaaaactcTCATTTTATCTCAAAGCTTTGATCACTCatgtaaaatgacattttacttttttttatgttgatatTAAGGTTGTTGATCAGTGCAGTCAGGTAGCAGCAGAAGGTGCTTctacattttcataattgacTTCATTGCCATCGTCATGGACCtgtgaaatacaaaacaacatgtgAGATTCTGAAAAAGTGTTTCAAGGGTACAAAATGTTGCAGTTTTTGAAACTCACATTGTGTTGGCCAGGCGGTGTTTTCTTCCctggaaaagaaataaatgaatagtaGTTTAAATTCTGAACTTCTGGTggtttatgttaaaaaatgaatacaaaattaTGTTCTGACCTCTGCCTTTGATGAGAAGAACAACAATTACAGTAATCAGGAGAAGTCCTGCAATATGCAGAGTCAACATGACGTAGTCCAGAGGAGACCAATCTGTGGTGCTtcctttagaaaaacatgtcagttaatCATTGAACTAATATTGAATTCCTTGCAGAACAAAATAACCATAATGTATCTGTGGAAAATAAacactgtttcctctttttaatGTTGCTGTTGTGAAGATACTTGTACATGTGACCTTTTCACAATCTTAGAggcagttttctttttgtcatttcaaaccCAGCAGTGTATCTGGTAGGCTGAACATTATCTTACCTGTATTGGGATTTTCTGACTGATCATCATTTATCCCTTCTGTGAAGTCAGGTGTGTAGTGAGCCTCTATCTGGACTTTATTGCTCTTATTGACCCACTGGCAAGTGTATCTCCTGTTGTGGCCACTCTGACGCTTCACAGTCAGAACAGAGACACAGTCTGTCTGTCCGATGAACTCGTATCCGACACCTTCACCACGCAGCACAGTGCCT is a window from the Thunnus thynnus chromosome 18, fThuThy2.1, whole genome shotgun sequence genome containing:
- the LOC137169876 gene encoding uncharacterized protein, which produces MTLLELILILVLQFEGISGVIHFYHRPGDDVILPCDDVSSSDRVCSTVYWLYSRDPSQTFDLVQNGNVVKNSARAARMSLDTDCSLVINNITAEDAGLYSCRLSSKSDSLVHLSIMTIFPSPPDADAKSDGKVTLECSLLRYSNLPHFLRNSIRWVNETGTVLLGEGVGYEFIGQTNYVSVLTVKRQSGHNRRYTCQVVDKRNNVQIEADYTPVFTGGTIDDQSQKSSTGKIMFSLPDWY